The following proteins come from a genomic window of Phoenix dactylifera cultivar Barhee BC4 unplaced genomic scaffold, palm_55x_up_171113_PBpolish2nd_filt_p 000392F, whole genome shotgun sequence:
- the LOC120105908 gene encoding uncharacterized protein LOC120105908: protein MATSSNPDAMEIDAPTLSITVERNPPESRLLELGIKSWPKWGCPPGKFPLKYDAEETCYLLRGKVKAYMKGSSECVEFGAGDLVVFPKGLSCTWDVLVAVDKHYKFDPSS, encoded by the exons ATGGCCACAAGCTCAAACCCAGATGCAATGGAGATTGATGCCCCCACCCTCTCCATCACCGTGGAGAGGAACCCTCCCGAGTCACGATTGTTGGAGCTTGGCATCAAGTCGTGGCCCAA GTGGGGTTGCCCTCCAGGGAAGTTCCCTCTTAAGTACGATGCAGAGGAGACGTGTTATCTCCTCAGAGGAAAGGTGAAGGCCTACATGAAGGGATCCTCCGAATGTGTAGAGTTTGGTGCCGGAGATCTCGTGGTCTTCCCCAAGGGACTCAGTTGCACTTGGGATGTCTTGGTGGCTGTCGATAAGCACTACAAATTCGATCCATCTTCTTAG